From the Verrucomicrobiia bacterium genome, the window TCTTTTGGTGTCACAGTTTCCAACCAAGTGTAAGGCGAAGTAATCAGCAAAATTCCTTTAACCGCTAAAAAAGAACTGATTTTTTCCAAACATCGCTTGAGTTCAGGCAATCGATCGATAAGATTAGCCATCAGCACAAAATCAAACACTCCCAATTTCGAATCAAGTTGGCAAGCATTACCATGAATAAATGTCACCTTATCTCTTATAATATCCGAAGGCACCTGAGCTACAAACTGCTCCACCAGTTCACCTTCCAAAGGAAAAGAATAACTTAATTCACCGTTTTGCTTTAATTGATTCGCCGTTGCAATAAAACGTCGAGAAGCATCCAATCCGATGACCTCATCAAAATTTTTTGCGAGTTCAAAAGTTGATCTTCCCACAGCGCATCCCAAATCCAACGCCCTTCCCTTTTTTTGAGACCAACGCACGCCCAATTCCGCACAGCGCACTGGAAAATAAAGCGCGTCAACGGGTCCAAAAGAATAAGGCAAAATCTCTTCACGCTTGCCGTAATGAAACAACAAATATTGCGCCAACTGTGCGTCAGACTCGTAATCCACCATACTATCAAACAGCCAATAAAGACCGCAAATAAGCTGAAGGCTTATAGTTCTCGATTAACACTTCCACCGATCCATTGCGATAAAGCCGGACTTGCGGCGCTTCAACCTCTGGCGTTTTATGCGGAGCAAATAAAATATCATCATGCGTGGCATTTTTCGCTTTCGCAAATTTATCGGGTGTTAAATGTCCTCCCAAATGATCACTGCGACCTGTCGCAACATGAAACGTGCCTAAAATTTTTTCATCTTGAATATCCCGACCCGCAAAAGGCAATTCTTGAGTACCAAAACCCAGCTCACCTAACTCGCCCGTCACCGGATCATTTTTTAATTTCTTTTGATGCTCTTCGATAGTCGATTTCTCTCCATACAACAAAGTTGCTTCCACAATTCGCCCTCCCGTCACTCGCATCAACCCCAACGTTCCATCTTCATACTTCATCGGGAAAAACCCTTCTGCGCCCGTTGGCACATAATAAATTTCGCCTGCCGGCAAATTAGCCACATCCGGATTTCTACCGCGACACAATCCATGACTTTTCTGCGCTTCTTGTTTACCCAATTCCAATGTTAACGTATAAGGTTTGTTCGCCACCTTAAAATCAATCTCCACCTTATCCGCACGCGTCATTCCCAAACGCAATTTTTCTGCCTGACGGCTCACCTCCTCATAATCTACCGATAAGCCTGTCGCTAAAATCGTAGCGTTCACTCCGTGCAATGTAGCGCCCCGAAATCCGTAGCGCTTAGCGAACGCCGTCAAAGGCGCCGTAGCAGAATAAGTCGAAATACAAAGTAAAATATCATAGTTAGGATAAATATCCTTTTCCAGGCTCAGTCGCTTCCCGCTTACATCGTAAGCCACATCCTTCATATCCAAATTACTTCCACCCGTAATTTCATAAGCATAAAGCTCGCCTCCTTGCAATTTTAGCTCCTCCAAAACCCCTTGTTTTAACCCTTCATAAAAAACTTCCACCGCATATTTCTGAATCAAAAGCTGAGGATCTTTCAAAAATTTTAACCCTTTCACATTTGCCGGATGAAGTAAATCAATTAGAATGCCAATCTTTTCTCCAGGTTGAGGCGCAAAAACCGTGCGCAATAATCGACTTAAACTGAAGGGAGGGAAATGAGAAACGGGTTGCATAAAGTTTAATC encodes:
- a CDS encoding putative 4-mercaptohistidine N1-methyltransferase, producing the protein MVDYESDAQLAQYLLFHYGKREEILPYSFGPVDALYFPVRCAELGVRWSQKKGRALDLGCAVGRSTFELAKNFDEVIGLDASRRFIATANQLKQNGELSYSFPLEGELVEQFVAQVPSDIIRDKVTFIHGNACQLDSKLGVFDFVLMANLIDRLPELKRCLEKISSFLAVKGILLITSPYTWLETVTPKEEWLGGIKRDEKSIFTLDTLQSLLESDFELLECHDMPFLIREHARKYQWSVAEATVWRKR